The nucleotide window GAGCATCTTATAAGAACGAAGAAAATTCATTTGTAATAAATGCTCCTTAAATCCATGAATTTGTAGTTTGAttcccaaacagggcctaaggtTTCTTGCATTTCTCATGAGCTGTTTGGTTTTTGCCTTTCGATATCCATTAACTGCGTTTGTTTTACTTACAAAACCGCCCATTCTCTCCCACAACCAACGGATTGTGGGAGATGTTTGACAGACAAGTCTCATGCATGGGATCCCCGCCCACATAATGAACGAATGGGAACATGTGATTCATGCTCCTCCCAAGATTGAATTCTGCAATCTCCAAAGCTTAATCAGCTTTGACGATGGataatttgagttttttttttcttccaatgaATCAACgttgatttgagttgggtttcCAAGTTTTCAATCTGCAGAAAATCCTCAACTGTTTCTTTTCAAAACTGTTTGGAGGTTTTTTCCTAAAGAAAAGTGGTAGAAAGTTTCCAAGTTTTCAATCTGCAGAAAATCCCCAATCGTTTCTTTTCAAAACTGTTTGCAGGTTTTTTCATAAAGGAAAGTGGGAGAAATCATTGTTTGAAAACTCAGAAACCCAACTTGATTCGTCTCTAGGTCGAGTTGGGTCATATCAAATACCATTCTACTTCAAGCTCATAAACTCAATTAATTATTATAAACAATATTACATTAGAGACAAACAATCCATGTTCAGAACAATGTTATTGTAGTAGGACAGACATTCCAGttgatcaatctagaccatccaatagGTTCAGCACAGATTCCATCAGCTATCATGCAAAAATTACATTGATCAGGTGAGAGGATCCATCTGTAAGTTGGCCTTACtttttgtagccatccatttttcaagatatagatgggatggttagatttttctgataacaagtgattctttagaaccaTAAACTGTGATTGGCCccaatgaatgaatggttcaaatgcttgattggacctattttaccATAAGCAATCATAGCCATTCATTTTATAGCCCTTTGATCAAATGATTAGAATCATCCCATTAGTGTGATTTTGCATGGTTACTTGCGAAATGTGTGCTGAACCTAATGAAGTGTGCAAATCAATGGATTAAACTGCCCAAGTGTCAAATCATTGGATTGAAATCAACGGCCACCATCGTTACTGTTACGATATGTGTCATAATCAACTACTACCTCTCTTAGCCATTTAAATCAGTAAGCTGAGTCTGCAAAATGAATTGACCCAGAGTTCAATTGAGTCAACTCGGGTGAGTTTTGAGTCAACACAGTGAGTTTGAGAACTAGACAAGTTGGATGAGGAGAGACAATGGACAAAGACCCAAATAAATACCTGGCTGATTTGAAGTATGAATCAAAAGGATGCTTGAAATTGCTCATCTGCTGCTGGCTTCATATGCTTTTTTGTATGAGAACCAAAATGCAATGTTCTCTGCAAAACAACATACAAATGgctatgtttggatgcaccattgttTTGAATTGCAAAATTTAGTACAATGAGGAAGTGACAACATTGTGATTGCTGTCGaacttgaaagtaacataatCGCAATTCAGAAACTGTTCATGCGatttcaatttggtaatttccgcTCTATTGAACTAATTATCACAATTCGattcgatagtgcatccaaacatggcctaatgCTTACTCCCATGAATTACCTTCCTTTTGGATCCATCAGCTGTGAGAAAACTTCACTAGTCGTACCAATGTCAGATTCTTGTTCGCTGACAATACCGGCATTGTTGTGATCGACAGACTCAATTTGGGGAATCCATTCCGGAAGGTCTGGAATGTTATTTGTGCTGTCATCGTCGATGATGGACTGTGTAGAAGCCTCTTGCAGCTGAAGAGCATACTCCAAGTTCCACAGCACATCTCCCATTGTCGGCCTTTCGCTGCCTTGTTCCGCCAAACACTTCTCTGCTGTCTCGCCGAATTTCCTTAAAGAATCGAGGTTTACCAATCCCCTCAGATGGGAGTCAATGATCTGCTCAAGATGGCCCCTCTTTTGCCAATGCATGGCCCACTCAGCTATGTTGACCTGTTCTCTTGGGAGGGAGGGATTGATCGCGGGCCGTGCACACAAGACCTCCATCAACACAACCCCAAATGAATACACATCGGACTTCTCCGTCAGCTGCTGCCTTCTGTAGTACTCTGGATCAAGGTATCCAAAGCTTCCTTTAACCGCGGTGCTCACATGGGTCTGATCCAATGTGGGGCCTGTCTTAGACAACCCAAAATCGGCCACCTTCGCAGTAAGGTTCTCATCTAGTAGAATGTTGGTTGTCTTAACATCGCGATGTATGATAGTTTCAGCTGCCCCAGTATGAAGGTAATGCAGCCCCTTTGCAGCTCCAATGCAGACCTCTAGCCTTTGTTTCCATGACAGCGGTGGGAGATCTGAGCCGTATATGTGTTTCcggagtggcccaccagccatGTACTCATAAACAAGGATCATTTCATTGAGTTCTTCACAGTAGCCTATTAGGGAAACAAGGTGCCGATGTCGAAGCTTAGAGAGCATTTGAATCTCCGTCCTGAATTCGACTAGCCCTTGTTGTGACCGTGGATTGCCGCGTTTGACAGCGACAAGGACGCCATTTTCTAGCATGCCTTTATACACCTTGCCAAATCCACCCACACCCAAAACCAAGTTCTCATCGAAATTCTTTGTCGCTTCTTGAATCTCCGAAAATGACAGAACACGGCCTAGACCCGAAGAAGGTGCTGAGGAAGCATAACTGTGGGCTGAAACCTTCGTTTCTGAGTGGCCCGCATGGGTCGGAAGAGGCAACCAGGCCAGGTCCCGCTTTGGCTCCTTTGGACGGCTGAAATACAGGCGGTAAGCCGCAATGCTGAGTCCCAAAAGAGCAAGTCCCCCCAAAGAAAATGCGACAGCAAGTAATACTGATTTTCTCTTATTTGGATGATTTGAACTGATGGAATTCAAACTGTAAGATTGATCGAAGCTTTTGTCCGAGTTACTGAGTTTCATGATCTCAAGACCATTGAGGATCGCATTGGCTGGTGTGTTCATCAGGTCTGGTGGGCCAATTTGAACCATTATCTTCTCTGATGTGATCGAATCATTGGTAACGAAATCGACGAAATAAGCAGCTGATAGTTCCATCGTCTTGCTTGATATATCAAATGAGCTGAGGGCAGACTGGTTGTTGATGTAGACATTGAAAACCAGACTATGCAGAGCTTCACTTACGATGTCACAGAAATGCAGCCGAATGAAGTAGCGGAAACCAGGATCGACGCCAAACACCCACGAGATGTTGAAATTCTGATCTCCGACGTTCGCATCCGCCATTTCTTGGGCAGTTGAATAAACCCAATTTGGCGCAATTCTATCTGAAACTCCAGAAGGGTATTTTATCAAACCTGGGTCTACGGAAACAGAACGAGCGGAAGCCACATTGACAAGGAATGGTTGATCAGGTTCCCAAATCCTCCATAATGTGTCATTTTCCGAATTCAAAAGCGGGCCACCCACATTAATCCGATGGGAGGTCTCGAAAGCTACCTGATTAGAGATTTCAATTGCGGGACCCACAGGAACGGCTGCGGCAATAGAAGGGAACTGATCGACGGGAACCGATACCACCTCTATCCCATTAATAAAAGCAATCGATCCATTCAACGGAGAAAACGTCAACGACAATGTCTTCAAATCCGAACCCACATCAACCACATACTCCTTCATCAAACCAGATGAGCGTTTGGCAGGCGCCGGGATTGAAAATTCATGAAGCAGGGTAAATCCATCAGCCATAACCGAAAAAACTGCCGAATTCAAGTTATAATGCGGATTCACAATGGCGTAGAAATGCAGCCGCAGCCAATGGCGGCCTGCCCGCTCGACCGCAAACGTATACACTGATGGAACAGTGAAAACACGAGCAGTTTTATACAGAGTATGCGGACCTGTATCAGAATTCAATACCACAATGCCGGAATTGGGCGACAAGACGACATTCGGCGAACCCAAATCGGGTCTGAAAGTCCGACCATCGTCGAATTTCAATGTAGCATTTCCACCGCAGTCGATCAAAAGATTGTCGACGGGGCGAAAAGAAGCGAAGATGGATTGAAGCCAGAAAATTCTTAGAATGCAGATTGAAAACAACCATGTTTTAGTGCCCATCTGATGAAATCCTAGATTGGATTGAAAACAACTATGTTTTAGTTCCCATCTCATCAAATCCTATATTCCATACAATACTAGAATTGAaatgaaaaaagaacaaaaaagaagagaagagaaaaccAATCTGGTGGTAGATGGAAGAACCTGAATTTCTGCAGAATTTCGTTGGTGGGGATTTTTGGGAGATTGAGGAAGTTGCAGCACTATCACCATCATAGTCAAAAGGAGATTGAAAATggtggaatgaaagagcagtgaTAAGGCTACTCGCAGGAGTAGACATTCCAATCCTACTCGCTCTCAACACGTGCCATTGTAgcatgcatgtgaaatatcttagTTGTTTATTGATTTGGGTCTCACTTGTTACGTGTCATTCGACCGAAACCTGATTGGCTGGTGACCCCTAcatcagccagctagctgatggaagatctgtgaggcccaccatgatgtatatgttttatctaagccgtacatccattttgacacctcattttagggcatgagcctaaaaatgagtcagatccaaagctcaagtgggccacaccagtggaaacagtggggactgaAAGATTACTGATGAAAAGTTCTTGGGACCTACcgcagtgtttatttgccatccaacctgttcataaagtcacataaccctggataaagggaaaacacaaatccagtcgatccaaaacttccttggcccccaataagttttcaacggtcagCATTCAATTCGCACAaaacagtggtgtggtccacttgagctttcgatgtgcttctttttt belongs to Magnolia sinica isolate HGM2019 chromosome 8, MsV1, whole genome shotgun sequence and includes:
- the LOC131253006 gene encoding receptor-like protein kinase THESEUS 1 isoform X1; translated protein: MSTPASSLITALSFHHFQSPFDYDGDSAATSSISQKSPPTKFCRNSGFHQMGTKTWLFSICILRIFWLQSIFASFRPVDNLLIDCGGNATLKFDDGRTFRPDLGSPNVVLSPNSGIVVLNSDTGPHTLYKTARVFTVPSVYTFAVERAGRHWLRLHFYAIVNPHYNLNSAVFSVMADGFTLLHEFSIPAPAKRSSGLMKEYVVDVGSDLKTLSLTFSPLNGSIAFINGIEVVSVPVDQFPSIAAAVPVGPAIEISNQVAFETSHRINVGGPLLNSENDTLWRIWEPDQPFLVNVASARSVSVDPGLIKYPSGVSDRIAPNWVYSTAQEMADANVGDQNFNISWVFGVDPGFRYFIRLHFCDIVSEALHSLVFNVYINNQSALSSFDISSKTMELSAAYFVDFVTNDSITSEKIMVQIGPPDLMNTPANAILNGLEIMKLSNSDKSFDQSYSLNSISSNHPNKRKSVLLAVAFSLGGLALLGLSIAAYRLYFSRPKEPKRDLAWLPLPTHAGHSETKVSAHSYASSAPSSGLGRVLSFSEIQEATKNFDENLVLGVGGFGKVYKGMLENGVLVAVKRGNPRSQQGLVEFRTEIQMLSKLRHRHLVSLIGYCEELNEMILVYEYMAGGPLRKHIYGSDLPPLSWKQRLEVCIGAAKGLHYLHTGAAETIIHRDVKTTNILLDENLTAKVADFGLSKTGPTLDQTHVSTAVKGSFGYLDPEYYRRQQLTEKSDVYSFGVVLMEVLCARPAINPSLPREQVNIAEWAMHWQKRGHLEQIIDSHLRGLVNLDSLRKFGETAEKCLAEQGSERPTMGDVLWNLEYALQLQEASTQSIIDDDSTNNIPDLPEWIPQIESVDHNNAGIVSEQESDIGTTSEVFSQLMDPKGREHCILVLIQKSI
- the LOC131253006 gene encoding receptor-like protein kinase THESEUS 1 isoform X2, whose amino-acid sequence is MSTPASSLITALSFHHFQSPFDYDGDSAATSSISQKSPPTKFCRNSGFHQMGTKTWLFSICILRIFWLQSIFASFRPVDNLLIDCGGNATLKFDDGRTFRPDLGSPNVVLSPNSGIVVLNSDTGPHTLYKTARVFTVPSVYTFAVERAGRHWLRLHFYAIVNPHYNLNSAVFSVMADGFTLLHEFSIPAPAKRSSGLMKEYVVDVGSDLKTLSLTFSPLNGSIAFINGIEVVSVPVDQFPSIAAAVPVGPAIEISNQVAFETSHRINVGGPLLNSENDTLWRIWEPDQPFLVNVASARSVSVDPGLIKYPSGVSDRIAPNWVYSTAQEMADANVGDQNFNISWVFGVDPGFRYFIRLHFCDIVSEALHSLVFNVYINNQSALSSFDISSKTMELSAAYFVDFVTNDSITSEKIMVQIGPPDLMNTPANAILNGLEIMKLSNSDKSFDQSYSLNSISSNHPNKRKSVLLAVAFSLGGLALLGLSIAAYRLYFSRPKEPKRDLAWLPLPTHAGHSETKVSAHSYASSAPSSGLGRVLSFSEIQEATKNFDENLVLGVGGFGKVYKGMLENGVLVAVKRGNPRSQQGLVEFRTEIQMLSKLRHRHLVSLIGYCEELNEMILVYEYMAGGPLRKHIYGSDLPPLSWKQRLEVCIGAAKGLHYLHTGAAETIIHRDVKTTNILLDENLTAKVADFGLSKTGPTLDQTHVSTAVKGSFGYLDPEYYRRQQLTEKSDVYSFGVVLMEVLCARPAINPSLPREQVNIAEWAMHWQKRGHLEQIIDSHLRGLVNLDSLRKFGETAEKCLAEQGSERPTMGDVLWNLEYALQLQEASTQSIIDDDSTNNIPDLPEWIPQIESVDHNNAGIVSEQESDIGTTSEVFSQLMDPKGR